The Naumovozyma castellii chromosome 5, complete genome genomic interval ACAGCTCGtattaataattgtaaTATTTGGTCAGTGGTCTATAAGACGTTGATTGTGGTccatttgatgatttcCATTGGGGAACAAGGTGTTACTTTACGTTATTTCGCCAAGAAtttagaatttttcaatttagaaAGGATCTTAAATTCAAGTAAATGGTCTCAAAATGATTTAGTAGCTTTACAAAGGTACgataattatttgaaaattagGTGTAGGGAATTCGGTAAGTATAAACTGGATTTCATTAGAGATGCTCATGTGTTTTTAAACAAAGATAACAATTTAGGTTTAGAGATGGTAGAATCTATCTtggatattattaaaacCCTGGTTAGAAATAGATATTCCAGCTATGATTTACAGAATAATCCAGTGTTGATGTATGCCttcaaattattgattCAAGACTTGTTGGCTTTGTATAATGTATTGAATGAAGGTGTCATTAACTTACTAGAATCCTTTTTCGATTTGGATTACAAAGATGCTGAATGGACATTGACTGTATATAAGGATTTTGTCGATACTACTGAAGATGTAGTGGCGTATTTGAAGATCGGGAAGTCTGTTGGTATGCAGATTCCTGTTATCAAACATATTACAACAAAACTGATTAGATCTTTAGAAGATCATTTGCATAATacaaaacaacaaccaCAGTCACAATcccaaaatattaataaattgaaaacaaatGATACAAATAACAGTAGTAAGTCCGCTGCAGAACAGCGACTACAACAAATTAGAGAACAAAAACGTATtttacaacaacaacttcaAGAAAGTAatcagcaacaacaatctTTAAGAACACCGACAGTTCCACAACAACAGggatttttaaataatccCTTTACTCCCGAATTAACTACCCCTAACACCAGAATATCATCCATGGCATCACCTCAATCATATAATCCCTTCACTCCGGAATGGACAGGTAACTTAACCAACGGTACTGCAAATGTAAATGTAAATAACACAGGGATGTTTACCTTTGAAACTTTACAACCTCAGCAGTTAGTAACTACACCGACCAACAACCCATTTTTAATGCAACATGAAAtgcagcagcaacagcaacagcaacagcagcaacagaATTTTATGAATCAACCCTACACTCAAGGATACAATAACATATGAGCTTTAATGTAACTTTTATAACATGTGACTCAACGACTCGCATTATATTATACTGTATGTATGTCTAGTCTATATACGGAAATCATCTATTAATttatacattttttttacaTGTATCATTCAGACTTTATCTTCACTTTCACTTTCACTTTCAGTATCACTTCCCGATCCGTTCTGTCTAGATAGTAAATCTTTCCATTTCTGAGTCAATTCTCTGATGGCATCAGGGTTTAAACTTGCATCAACCAAATCTCTGGGTACTTGATTCTCAGAGTGTTCCTTTGAAGCAAATCTCCCTGTATTATTTTCAGTTAATAGTCTTAGTTCATAATCCTTACCACTCAATTCAATATGCACTAATTCGTTCCACGAAAACAAAAGTGAATCTGTCTTTCTTGCAAAAGGATTGATATCAATTAGGAATACTTTATTGAATGGTCTTGGAATGTATAAATCAACCACAAATGAATCATCTTCGAATTGAGGCACAATGATATCTTCCACGAACTCTTCAATCAGATCCTTTAATTGATCAGAAAGTTCATTCAAAAAatcataataattcaaatcaCGTTGTGAAGCACCTACTATTTTCTTGTCTTTGACAAAGACACGGAATTCTAATGCAGGGTTAATGTCAAACCACTCTCTTAATATAAGTTCATATTGCAAAGGTTTATCAGTAGCACTCTTACCATCATCTATACATCCATCAAAAGCATGTTGTAAATCATGCATTATATAATTAGATGCATTCAATAGTAGATAGACTTCATTAACTTCATTACATTTCATTGTATTATTAGGTAAGATCCATGTGGCATCTCTTGGTGCAGACCAATTCAATTTAGGTGTTACTGCCCCCATATCAGCTATAATCTCTTTTATTCTACTATGCAACTCGGGAAAATCTTTTAATGGTTCGATATCTTGACT includes:
- the YAP1802 gene encoding Yap1802p (ancestral locus Anc_5.84); amino-acid sequence: MTSYNKLVKGATKVKMAPPKQKYVDPILLGTANPMEFEQIVSQLTARINNCNIWSVVYKTLIVVHLMISIGEQGVTLRYFAKNLEFFNLERILNSSKWSQNDLVALQRYDNYLKIRCREFGKYKLDFIRDAHVFLNKDNNLGLEMVESILDIIKTLVRNRYSSYDLQNNPVLMYAFKLLIQDLLALYNVLNEGVINLLESFFDLDYKDAEWTLTVYKDFVDTTEDVVAYLKIGKSVGMQIPVIKHITTKLIRSLEDHLHNTKQQPQSQSQNINKLKTNDTNNSSKSAAEQRLQQIREQKRILQQQLQESNQQQQSLRTPTVPQQQGFLNNPFTPELTTPNTRISSMASPQSYNPFTPEWTGNLTNGTANVNVNNTGMFTFETLQPQQLVTTPTNNPFLMQHEMQQQQQQQQQQQNFMNQPYTQGYNNI
- the CDC123 gene encoding cell proliferation protein CDC123 (ancestral locus Anc_7.318), whose product is MVLEQDQQEEEKYTTLVDIPVTKAQVENCTFSHWHPKFKKYTPKCVIIPSLPDSFIQYLEQDGIKLPHDEKSFYTEKITPTEDNEYSDWDDEEEELEQEGKKSQDIEPLKDFPELHSRIKEIIADMGAVTPKLNWSAPRDATWILPNNTMKCNEVNEVYLLLNASNYIMHDLQHAFDGCIDDGKSATDKPLQYELILREWFDINPALEFRVFVKDKKIVGASQRDLNYYDFLNELSDQLKDLIEEFVEDIIVPQFEDDSFVVDLYIPRPFNKVFLIDINPFARKTDSLLFSWNELVHIELSGKDYELRLLTENNTGRFASKEHSENQVPRDLVDASLNPDAIRELTQKWKDLLSRQNGSGSDTESESESEDKV